AGGGGTCCCAAGAAATATGGGAACTTACTTTGAGTACTTAGGATTTTTGCAAATGAGAGCAAATGCAAACATAGTTCATCACAGTTTATAGTTCTTTAGTTCGGTACCAACACATGAAGAACACTCCTGACATGTAAAGAACTATCATCATTATtggtgggtttgttttttttttttttgttccatttgtaAACAAATCAGCATGAAATACTCATAAAATCACTTAAGTACTTTAAGTCATTTATGAACAAAGCAAGCTACAGCTTAAATCATCTCCATTTAgctgctgttgtattttttacagaaaagaaaagaggcatGTATGCATATGGGTAGCATGAAAATAATACTATTTAGTGTGCCAAGAAAACTTAAATGTGAAAAGAGGAGTCACTACTGGTGAAGAATAGGTTGATAATTCCAAACTATAAGACcaaattgtattttaaaaaccatttacattttttgtttttgctgattttcattttaaaagtagtATGTAGGAATTAACTTGAACTAAATTGTGAGGACAGGTAATACACTGTCTGCCAGATAACTATAATGCAATACAAAACGACCGCTTAATTCAGGTACACTGATGATATTCTCTCGATTCCAATTTTGTAGCTATTGTACGCCCGAACTTGTTAAGTCTGGGCCGCGTGGCTTGCCGTAGTCCTTCCAGCTCAGTGCGTGTATGGGTAACGTAGTACGGCGGCGGACACGTGGGGCGTTGCGTCGCTGTCCATTCGAAGTTTGCGGAAACATGGCGGGACTGGAGCTGCTGTCGGACCAGGGCTACCGTCTGGATGGAAGAAAAGCCACCGAACTGCGGAAGGTCCAGGCCCGTATGGGGGTGTTCGCTCAGGCCGACGGTTCCGCGTATCTAGAGCAGGGAAACACGAAGGCTCTGGCTGTGGTGTACGGACCTCATGAGGTGAGGAGCATCACGGGTGGAGGGGCTGTGGGTTAGCAGACAGTAGCAACCTCAGACTGCTgtttatcaaatgaatgtaagCGTATAAATGTTAGTCcagcatgtgtttttaatcaggaGCAACGCTtccataaaaacacattttttaggATTAAAGGTGCATCTGGATTAAAACATTGTCCAGCATGctgttttgaagtgttttgCGCAGTAATACTCCAATAACTGAATTAAAACTAAGCCTTTTATAATAACTGCGACCATAAAAGATAATGTTATGCCACGGATATAATGTTGACGATATAatagcatgcaaacacaaagaggaataAACAATGTCCAGACCTTAGCATGTAGGAAATGATggaatgtaaacaaaacacaatgcacacaaTACATGTGACTCTCAGGCTCTGTTAACAGACATTGCAGTTAGTTGTATATTAAACATATGGAACAGAAATTTAGTTCACTGCCAATGCAGTTTTAGGCACTTTTCTTTGGGACCCATCTCAGATCAGATATTGATCAGTGTTGTAAACGGTCTCATTATGGTTTCaaaattcttttttaaaaaataaaataaaaaaaaaataaaacaccagatCAATCAACTATgtatttacaattttaaaaaaaaagtaaaacaatgcCCATTACAAGTAAAGTTACGCTGATTATTGGTCCAGCTGAATACCAGAGCTGATATTCTGCATCGTCCAGATCGTCTGtattggtgtttgtttttttggtttttttataagtctgattgctgataaaataagtatatttttaaaatgcagcaagtttggctctgatgcagcatccgTTTCTCTGATAGCGGTCACCACtaacacaacactgtctgaTGTCAGGAGTGATAGCCGATCAATTTGCAAAAGTAACTCAtagctaaagttatcaaatgaaagaagacagtattaagtggcagaaaatggaaatactgaagcaaagtacctcaaaatgtGTACACAAgtacagtgcttgagtaaattgtAGACTATCACTGGTTAATGTCAACTTTGAGCCTTAGATTATTATGTTTCTTGTGAATGTATACCGACTCCTGGATTACTGATAATTGGTGTCTGTATCGGCcctggaaaaaaaggaaaaaaaaaacaaacatataggTTGATCTCTAGTTTTAAGTCACCATAGACCACATTAGTGCCTAAATTAGTTTGAGGGCTTGTTTGTTAACCTAACAGCTAAATACACATTCATTAAATCCAGGCTGGATAGTATGGTTAAAGTTaatatcacaaaacaaacaaacaaaatctttttttttttaaacatcttaaTTAAACCATATGTTTACTGCTGAGATTGTAGTGGTGAATTGTTCTGGACTGCGTTATcttaaaataataacatgatATTCTTTCCTGCTCATATTGTTAAATAGGTTGGGCCTCAACTCTCAGTATAAGGCAGTCACCCACCCTGCATACTACAGCATCAACAATAGAGTCATCCATAAACGAATGCCTCTGACAGTTTCAGTCATAACTGAACACTGTTAATGTTGGATTGCACTGGATTTATAGGCCTACTTAATAAAGTTACcactgaaaatatatatattatggATAACATATTGTATGATGCAATCTTAACTGAGTTATTGAAGGCCTTGAGACATGTCATGCTTGTCCCTCCTAGATGCGAGGTTCGCGCAGCCGGACTCTTCACGATCGAGCGGTCATCAACTGTCAGTACAGCATGGCCACcttcagcacagcagagaggaagaggaggccgcATGGTGACCGCAAGTCTACCGAGATGAGCCTCCACCTGAAGCAGACATTTGAAGCTGCTGTGATGACCCAGCTGTACCCGCGTTCTCAAATAGACATCTACGTCAAGGTAAGTGTGGGACAGTGAGAGGCTGCATTTGACGTAATATGaagattttttcatttacttttattgAGCTGAAAtacatgacattttttctttcccatcAGATTCTGCAGTCAGACGGAGGGAActacagcgtgtgtgtgaacGCTGCCACTCTGGCGGTGATCGACGCCGGCATCCCCATGCGGGACTACGTGTGTGCCTGCACGGTCGGGTTCGTGGACGAGACGCCCCTCGCTGACCTTTGCTACGCAGAAGAAAGCGGAGGAGTGAGCTCTCTGGCCTTAGCGCTGCTGCCCCGGGGCGGACAGATCGCCCTGCTGCAGATGGACGCCAGACTTCATCAGGACCACCTGGAGGCTCTGATCGAAGCTGCCATGACAGCTTGTAAAGGTGTGAGCAAGGTGCTGGATGAGGTGGTGCGACAACATCTCCAAGAAGTGTCAGTGCTCACCGGAGAGTGAAGAAGACGGGAGGAGAGGTGAACATCTGGACTGTAGCTTTGGTTCCAGCCAAGAGAACGTTATTGGACTTTATAGAGAGGAATGATGGAgtgaatactttttttaaaataaattcatggCAGTTATACTtttgtacagtatatatgtagAGAATCGAACAATAAATACGTCAACCCTGAATCATTTGTGCTCCGCTTGTTCATTTAAGAGTGCGAACAAAAGGGTAATGGCTTCAAAAACAACCAATAACTACCAAGTGCATCtacaagaaaaatatattttataagctgttaaatatttgtgtaCATCAGCAATGACTGTaaacaggaggagaaaggaaataGTTCATTCATTTTGGAGAtgattttgaggtgagatttctccCCATTTCTCCAGTGAAATGTAACCAGATTTGAACCTGTGATAGAGTAAGGCATCAGGAAGCAATGATTAACTATCAGGAAGAAGATGCTAAGATAATAATGAACTGACGTATGAGGGAATTGCTCTGGTGAAAGTTCAGGATACTGTATATAGAGTAAACTAACCCTAACACTAGTCCAGCTATGTGACACTTTCAAAAAAGCGTCACTATTAATAGTTACCAGATGGCCTGAAACGCACTCCCTAACACTTTCTGGAGGAACATTTTTGGAACAGTAATGTACTCACTTATGAAGGAATTGATTTGACATGAGGTCTAAGGTCAGAATAATATAAattcattttggaggtgatTTTTAGGTGAGATTTTCTACTAAAGCACAGAACATCATGATTTAGATAGTTGAGGACAGGTCCTATTATGAccttaaaataaaactgtataaTAAAGTAACCGGTTTATTTTGGTAGAAAATTAAGAGTTGTGAGAAGGTGTATTCTTCCTCACTTTTATTACtgtcagattacatttttatttttattttacattgatgttattttgttttattgcttaacCGGAAATCGGTCCGGAAATCGGTCCGCCGCATTAACGTTCCCACAGGAACAAGGAAATTGAGaaacatttaacaacggctgcTGTGATCAAGCCCCACCTCTGCAGGTGGATGTGAGCCGCTGCACCCTGAAAAAAGGTATGTCTGCTTACATACTATGtgaaatatgaatcatttaacCACTTTACCGttaattattttcacattcattgaGAACAAATGCTTGAATATATTTTACCGTCCCGCGCAGCTAGccggctagctagctagcagcaaGCTAACCCCAGCTGTCAATACCTTGACAATGGGTGACAGAGACCGATTTTTCAGCTCGGACTACAAGGAAACCGGTGTAACAACCTGCTTGTGGATATCTGAGCCGTCAGCTACGGATAAATCTGTTGATACCATCTTTTGCGATTTTGTATCTCAGTTTCAATCGATCTATAACCATGTATTTCAAGAATATAGTCGAAAGGTACAGTGAGAGTGTCTGTGCTGCCTTCAGGGTCCACTGTATCCTGGCTTTACCACATTACAACAACATGGGACTGCTGTCTGACCCAAACAGAAGACGGGCTCTGATCAGCCTGCTGACCCGCCTCAATGCTCCAATCTGGTGAGTCGTTGAAAGATAAATGAGTCTAAGTGAAATCTGAAATGCACCATTGGTTATCATACCCTATATGAGCTTTTAACTTGTATGATTTCTGTCATCTTTACTCCATCCCCCCCTATCTTAGCGTGGTGTGCTACATGGCGGGTGTGGCTTGGTTCATGGGGTTAGCATTTGAGCCGTTCACGCTGCGGACGTACATGTCAGAGAACGCCATGGGGTCTACCATGGTGGAGGAGCGCTTTCCGTCAGGGGAGAGGGCGCTGGCCACAGGCAGGGAGTTTGCAGCTCATAAGAAGAAAGCTGGGTaaggaacaaaacacaacatcagtgaCATATCAACTCAATATATAGATTTGATCGTGATGACTGGTTCTCAAGAGATTGGAGGGTCTGATCTGAGTCCTCTCACAATTCAGCATAATTTTCtgtatgattttcttttttttaacttacatTTCATTTGCTCCCAGTCCACCAGTCTAATCTAATTATTTCTCTTCAGTGGGATGCCAGTGGATTGGCTTGTGAAGACCATGCAGGCTCGAGGGTTGGAGGTGTTTACCCAGAAGTTCTCTCGCACGCTGCCCTTccctgatgaaaacaaagagagatatGTAAGTGTGCAATTGAGTACTTATAAAGTCCTTGTATTATGTGCAAACTcattctttttccttcttttccgtctccaaaatgtttttaatagcGTTTCTGTGCATATTCCATGACTCTGCTTCATACAACTCCATGCTCTCTCCTTTCAGATGGTGAAAGGCACGAATGTATACGGGATCCTCCGGGCCCCCAGAGCACCGCGCACTGAAGCCCTGGTGCTGAGTGCCCCTTGCACCCCGGGCGACAACAACAACCAGGCAGTGGGGCTGCTACTCGGCTTGGCACAGTACTTCAGGAGTGAGTACAGAACCCACGTCTCTCTTTGCTGTCTAAGTGACATTGCAGGGGCTTTTCTTGTTTAATGACAGCCGTGTTTCTCAATAGATCAAGTTTACTGGGCCAAAGACATCATCTTTCTCATCAATGAGCACGATCTGATTGGTATGCAGGCCTGGCTGGAGGGCTAccaccacacaaacactacaGGTAATCACCAGCAGACATGCATATCTTGTTAGTCAACATCGTTAATCTAGAACtcataaaaaagacaaaggtcGTGTTCCTCATTTGATTTTTCTACTATAATGGTGCATCCAGGTATGGACTGGTCCCCACTTCAAGGTCGTGGTGGTTCAATCCAGGCAGCTCTGTCCCTGGAGctcagcagtgatgtcatcaccagCATGGACCTGATCCTGGAAGGTCTCAACGGCCAGCTCCCCAACCTGGATTTAGCGAATCTCTTCTACGCTTTCTGTCAGAAGATCGGAGTCCTGTGCACCATCCAGGGCAAGGTGAGGCTTGTGATGTGACGCgggtgaaacacattttctactCCTGTATGTGTTCAATGAGCTGGCTGTCATGGCGTGGGGACGTTTCTAATCCCGCTGTTCTCTCTGGATGTTCCTACAGCTGCAGAGGAATGACTGGGACAGCGTGTCAGGCTATAGCCACTCAGTTCAGACCAtgatgctgatggtgatgaagcaGGCCAGCGGGCGCCCTTGGGGGGATCATGGCCTTTTCCTGCGGTATCACATCGAGGCCGCCACCATCAAGGGCATCAACAGTTTCCGTCAGTACAAGACTGACACCACCACCGTCGGCAGGTCAGAGCAAGAGGAGTATCCTGaattttgttatttaatgtgctggggtttttttttttgtaactatCCTTTTTATAAGGTGACActgattttgtgatttgttttattttttatcatgaaCATCTTCTAGGCTCCTGGAGGGAATGTATCGTAAGCTGAATAACCTGTTAGAGCGCCTGCACCAGTCCTACTTCTTCTACCTCatgccctccctctctcacttcGTTTCCATTGGTTACTACATGCCAGCCTTCGGCCTCCTCgccgtcatcctcctcctccgtgtATCCTTTCGCAATTATTTCACTCTGTTTGATGAAATCGTAAATATACGATTGAGAAAACCAAATGTATGCATGTGGGCCTACCCTGAGGCTTCTTGTGTTGCTGATTAGATGTTAACAGTGTGATTTTAACACACTCGCAATTACTCAATTGGCCTTGACTGCGACACAGGCCTTAGACCTGTGGGTTCAACTTGCGAGTCCTCCGCCAAGAACAGAAGATGGAGTGGTTGACCCTGAGCaggttagacacacacagacacacacattttaacaaacaaaggACAGAAATGGAACAATTTCGTTGAGTTTAATAAATCACCACTAATCaaatcttcctcctctcagatatCCAGTCTAGGAGTGCCGTCCGTGTTGACTCCTCTGGTGATCAGCCATCTGACCGGAGTAGCTCTCTACTACTTGCCGATCCACTTTCAGGAGATGGCTGTGGAACACTTCCCGGTGTCTGAGACCGAGGCTGTGGTCCTGACAGCCATAGCTATTTACACTGCCGGCCTGGCTTTGCCTCATAACACACACAGGTAGCTACACCACACCGATTTTTGACATACTGTGTACTGTATAAGCATTTATGTCAATTTACGTTGATGACTCACGTTCTCCACTAACCAAAGATGGCGGCTACTAAGAGAGAGATCATACAAAAAGAGGTCAAATCTGCTatgaggaaaagaaatgaaggaCATAACATCACTTTTTGATTTGTCACACGGCTGTTCCAATAAAATTTGTTGTTGCATGTAAACACTAGACACTATAAATATCATCCCAACGGCTACAGACATAAAGTTTTTTCTTTGGCAACCTCAGGCCTTCAAATTATTCCTGAATATCATTTCACAAGCTCAGAGCCTACATGACCCTTACTTGAGCCCATAGTTCTGCCGGCAGTTGGATGCGAATCATCGTGTCATGCCCGCGAGCAGAGACCCTGGGGAACTTGTTCAGCTGTGATGCAGGAGAGTGAGCTGTTCATCTGTGTGCTTGTTAAAGGCTCGTGTCAGGCGAGGGGACGGAGCAGGGCTGGAGGGTGCTGAAGCTGGTCGCTGTGCTGTACCTGGCCGTGCTGCTGGGCTGCACCGCCCTCATCAACTTCTCCCTGGGCTTCATCCTGGCTCTCACCCTGGTGCCCGTGGCTGCCTTCGTCACACCCCACGTACCACAGTAAATCACACCCTGTGGCCATTGTTGCTCTCTCTGTACAGACATCTGCAAGGCAAacctcactctcctcttcctctccctccaggTTTCTATCGGCCTTCGTCCTGGTCATCCTCAGCCCGGCCTGCACgctcctcttttctgtctttttcttccaaGAGCTGCAGGAAGTGCCCATCAGCTTCCAGGAGGGTTGGCTGCTCTACCTGTCAGTCATCTCACAGGGCATCCTGGACCACTTCCTGTACGGCTCCCTGGTTTATCCGCTCATAGCACTGCTGGTGTATCCCTGCTGGCTGCTTTTCTGGAACATCCTCTTCTGGAAGTGAAGACCGGTCACACAGGACTACTGAAGGCTTTCATGGGGAGGAAATCTCTCTGAGGTGTTCTCAGGTTTGTCTTCACTGTGGAGGAATGTGAATGACAGTCAAATCCACTGGAGAGATTGGGAAAGAAGATGAATATCTAACGAATGCAGTGATTGCCTTCTTTTGGACATTTTGCTGGTATGTCAAGAATCCACTCCAAGTATTTCATTCTTAAAACTTTTGAGAATAAGGTTTTCTTGATAAACTAagcagaatgaaatgttttgtactGTAAATCTCTTAAATAATAAGTTGAAAATCTTTTTTCACGGTTGAGTTGCTTTCTGTAAAAgaatttcatttacatttttttttttttttttaaggattttgtGTTGCGATTGCCTTTGTTTGTGGTACATAAAGAATACACCTGCACTGCTTTTtagctctttgtgttttgtctggcCGGATGGTGATGGATGTAACGGATGTTGAACTGGAAGAAACAGCCCGCTCAGATTCGTAGTCTGCCTCCTTTTAATGCATCTGTTGAAGAAGAGCCATCACTTTGTCCGATATTTTTATACTTGTTTTGATAACATTCTTTGAAATTagtttatttcatatttataatGCCAAATTAAAAGCCTGAAAAAGTTTAAAGATCGTGTTGTGATTCAATGCTGTAGAACGTTCGTACCATTAGCAGGAATTTGTATTTGCCTCCGTGTGTGAACATGCGCAAGAAAAAACATGGACATAAAACGAGGATACCTTTTAAGTGGCCAGACTCACAAGCAACACAAAGttaaaacatgtaataattAGTGGCTGAGATATCCAGACTTTTGAGCACTAGAATGGGAcaattttcaaaatacattGGGATAGAGATGGATGAAACGCCCATTTTATTATCTTGCCAGTGTTTACGTCTCATGATTCTCAGATCAGACAGTAACATCTTTCAAActgtgtgttgaaatgaaaaacaagcttttctgctaaaaatgtaaatcctgAAGCGAAATCAAAGACGCTTTTACGTTCTTAGACTTTGGAAAGTTTCCTCCAGAGACACTGACGAGCTTACACCAGTGCATCCAAGGCCCAGAAGAACTGGATAAACTGAGCTCCATCTGTAAAGTCAGCGTCCTTTAAGCTGGTCACTTAAAATCCACCAAGGACAATAAATCAATAGACAAACTGGACTTGTTTAGTTCCATTATGTTTATTCAGCTAATGCAAGTTTTTACAGTATTATGtactgaaaacaaatcattccATTGCTGTCACAGCTCAGAACTCAGTAAAATTAGATCAACCGCTAAAATGTACATCAATTACTCAATGCAGcttgtttaaaaataatacaCTCAATACGatgttataaaaaaataaaagcacttgACAACCCTGTAAACACACCCTCTCTTCACAGCCATGGCTTCCAACATTATTTATGGCACCTGCAGGTGACGCACTAACAAACAGAACAGGATACTGCACAAGgcttcacctctcctctcacttCACAGTCAGCAGAAACTGAAAGTCCCCGTCGTCTTGGCTGCCTTCAAATGCAAAGAGCGTGCGTGACCTCTCTCTCacctaaaataaatattaggCCATCTGTGTTATCTGCACCACACATAccctgtaaaataaataaagagatcAGGCCAAGCTCAAATGTGTGTCATGGTCATGTCCAATGGTCGAAGCCGGCGCGCTCTTGTCTGCAGTTCGTCGTCTGAGCCTCGGCCAGTGCCGCTCTGCGTCATGCTACAGTGCTTCAAACGTCTTCAGCAGCCGTCCAGCTGTCAGAGGACTCTCAGTGCACTTGACAGTCTTTATGTGAGTATTTTGTCAACATGTACATGGCACATTTAGCATCCTTGctccgtgtatgtgtgtgtatgtgtgtgtgagaagatgaGACACGACGACCAGACAGCGGTGATGTgcagtcagctgctgctgctgctgcttaaaCCAGACTCTCCTCgatcctctctccttcctctctcctgggGTGGGAGGATATaagacaggaaaagagacaGTCACTGAGGGAAAACGTTAGAAAGAGCAGCGCAGAAGTACTTGATTGTCAGATGTTTATGCACCTGTacctgctggatgtgtgtgtcaggtCTGGCTGTAGCGCAGATTTCGCAGCCCGGGCGGGACGGCTTGTTGATGAAAGTGCATGAAGGACAAGCCCACTCCGTCTGCTGGGAGGATGTGAGTTCACACAGATTTAATGAGGAATCATTTCTACCAAACCATGTCTATATGTATTAGCCCAGTCTGTCGGTATGATCAAGAAGCAACTACTCCAGTGATGAGGTGGAAAAGAATGTACATAATCGGAACAAAACCATTGTTGGAGTTTCTAAAAAATATGGAAAGGGTTCCATTCAAGGATCACTTCTCTTTACAttctttataaataaattaataaggTGAAAAACTTGGAGTTAGCACTATTACACTGGACTAACACTGTAATAATCTGTATTGCAACTAGCATGGGATCTCAAGACAGTTTTGTCCTTGAGGATCAACATGTCATTACCGAGATTGAGAAACAACTTGCAGAAGCTCTTAAAACTATAACAATCAATTCAAACCTCATTGAATTGATTTTAAGCAGTGTGAAGGTAGATGTTGTAATCCATTTAAACACAACAACTTTTAAGACAGTGAGTGATATGAATGAAGCTGTTTTAATTGACTGACTACTTGCTTCTTTATGCACATATTTGTAATGtccataattaaaataaatatacaaattgACTTTCATTATATTTGTGCATGCTCAGCCAACCTCATCAAAATTCATTAAGTAGTCGAGCTTAGGTAAACCTCTCCATCAATTATTTACTTTTCTGCATCTAGAAATAATCCTTCAAGAGAGAATTGTCATGCAACTAGGAACTGATTTTATCTGCCGTCCCTCGTGCACCCTCATTCATTGGcatccttgtgtgtgtgcgtaggaGATACAAACAAATCACAGCTCAGTAGCACTACTAGGGGTCAAAAAGTCCACGGAGCACCTTTAAGCTGCCATTCAGCACAAAACTACACACAGATGTTACAAAAAAGGCACCATGATGAGTACAAGGGGGAGCGACAGTTCAAATAAACTATAACTTAGTGTATTCTCGTCATGTTAACTGCTTCGCCCTCAGTGCAGACTGCAAACATACCTGTGTTTTATTGGCTTTGTTGGTCTGATCATTCAGCTGCAGATGTTCGATGTCAAGGACATCTTTGATGTCACCTGCTCTGTCGCTTCCTCCACCTGTGCTGCCTGAagttgacaaaaacaacacgttTATAGAGCCTGTGTGCTTTCTCGAGTTGTAAGAAAGCATCCAGAATGAGATTCAGAAAATAGTCGGGACATATATTGTCTGGTGTTTCTGTTGTACTTCGCCATACAAATCACTGCAAGGTTGACCACGTCGACCAGGCTTACATCCCCATCAGATGTACAGCATAGGAAGGAAAGACTGATTTGAACAAACTTTTCAAACACTACAAGAAGAGTGAAAAAACTGATGTGAATGATTTTCTCAGATTTTCACATCTTTGTGTGGATGATggaataaattaattattgacCAAACCTCAACGTTCTTTCTCGGGAGACCACGGATTTCACCAGATGCTTAATATTTACTCTGGTTGATCTTTAGCTGGGCTTTAAAGAGTGTTTGCCTTCAGTCTGGACTTTAGAAAGTCAAACACATGAGCTAAAGGGTTGAGGTCACTTGACTTATTGGGTCAGTACAGAAAACTGCAGTGTTTGACTCAAAGATTCCCACTCTGCCTGTATGTTTTGGTCCACCTTCCTGCTTCACTGTCACAgagacaagaaataaaaaaaagttctgctcACCCAATGTGAATATGAACACCCTTGAACATTCTTAAGGCAAGCTAACAGAGTTTTAAATCCTAAAACCGTTCTGTGACAGGACGGAAACATTTGCTGCACTCACCCTGGTTGTTGTGGGGGAGCCTCGAGGGCAGGGTGCTGTATCCCCTCCAGTCTTGGGATGTGGGGCCGTTGCCTGGCGGGAGAGGTGGGGCGAGGAGGGCGCCCTCCAGGTCCTGCTGGAACAGCTGGCGGGTGATCCTGGCTTGTCGGGCAGAGATCAGGTACAGGTACGCTGTATCGCCGTCCTTCTGCACCCCGTAGGAGGCCAGCGACCTCGGCTCGGTGCACAAGCACTGACCGATCACCCAGCGCTGCACGCGGGGATGGAAGCCGTACTCGAGAAACACCTGAAGAGGAGGGTGGGTGTGAGCGAATGAAAATCTGTTATACTCATGTCATAATTACTGCTTGACTGGTAGATTTCTGACCTGTTGCTTGAGTGCAGCCACAGTCATATAAGGAAAGACTTTCACTGTGACACAACAGGATGACGAAACATCCTCCACGACCACGGATAAACTGCAACACAGACATGGAAATATGAGCCGCAACAACCTAGGAGAAGCATCAGTCATAACGACCTTGAACAAATCTGCTGATCGCTCACCTGATTTCTCCGTCGGCGTAGTTCTTTTCAGACAGTTGAATTGTCAGCGCTGCTTTC
Above is a window of Acanthopagrus latus isolate v.2019 chromosome 21, fAcaLat1.1, whole genome shotgun sequence DNA encoding:
- the gpaa1 gene encoding glycosylphosphatidylinositol anchor attachment 1 protein — its product is MGLLSDPNRRRALISLLTRLNAPICVVCYMAGVAWFMGLAFEPFTLRTYMSENAMGSTMVEERFPSGERALATGREFAAHKKKAGGMPVDWLVKTMQARGLEVFTQKFSRTLPFPDENKERYMVKGTNVYGILRAPRAPRTEALVLSAPCTPGDNNNQAVGLLLGLAQYFRNQVYWAKDIIFLINEHDLIGMQAWLEGYHHTNTTGMDWSPLQGRGGSIQAALSLELSSDVITSMDLILEGLNGQLPNLDLANLFYAFCQKIGVLCTIQGKLQRNDWDSVSGYSHSVQTMMLMVMKQASGRPWGDHGLFLRYHIEAATIKGINSFRQYKTDTTTVGRLLEGMYRKLNNLLERLHQSYFFYLMPSLSHFVSIGYYMPAFGLLAVILLLRALDLWVQLASPPPRTEDGVVDPEQISSLGVPSVLTPLVISHLTGVALYYLPIHFQEMAVEHFPVSETEAVVLTAIAIYTAGLALPHNTHRLVSGEGTEQGWRVLKLVAVLYLAVLLGCTALINFSLGFILALTLVPVAAFVTPHVPQFLSAFVLVILSPACTLLFSVFFFQELQEVPISFQEGWLLYLSVISQGILDHFLYGSLVYPLIALLVYPCWLLFWNILFWK
- the exosc4 gene encoding exosome complex component RRP41; this encodes MGNVVRRRTRGALRRCPFEVCGNMAGLELLSDQGYRLDGRKATELRKVQARMGVFAQADGSAYLEQGNTKALAVVYGPHEMRGSRSRTLHDRAVINCQYSMATFSTAERKRRPHGDRKSTEMSLHLKQTFEAAVMTQLYPRSQIDIYVKILQSDGGNYSVCVNAATLAVIDAGIPMRDYVCACTVGFVDETPLADLCYAEESGGVSSLALALLPRGGQIALLQMDARLHQDHLEALIEAAMTACKGVSKVLDEVVRQHLQEVSVLTGE